One window of the Thermasporomyces composti genome contains the following:
- a CDS encoding DUF485 domain-containing protein, with product MTEPPAGPAANESAANDPIDQSATTDASVTDETHATTAAAQRRAYAELARSDDFRELRRRYRGFVFPWTIAFLAWYVLYVFCAMWAPGLMRTSVIGNVNVALVFGLLQFVSTFLIAYLYSRHARRRLDPKADQILTRYAKAVER from the coding sequence ATGACCGAACCACCGGCCGGACCAGCTGCCAACGAGTCAGCTGCGAACGACCCGATCGACCAGTCGGCGACCACGGACGCGTCGGTCACCGACGAAACTCACGCGACGACGGCCGCCGCGCAGCGCCGGGCCTACGCTGAGCTCGCGCGCAGCGACGACTTCCGCGAGCTTCGGCGGCGATACCGCGGCTTCGTGTTCCCGTGGACCATCGCCTTCCTGGCGTGGTACGTGCTCTACGTCTTCTGCGCCATGTGGGCACCCGGGCTGATGCGCACGTCGGTCATCGGCAACGTGAATGTCGCCCTCGTCTTCGGTCTGCTGCAGTTCGTCTCGACGTTCCTCATCGCCTACCTCTACAGCCGGCACGCCCGCCGCCGGCTCGACCCGAAGGCCGACCAGATCCTCACCAGGTACGCGAAGGCGGTGGAACGATGA
- a CDS encoding solute symporter family protein, which produces MSVALSTSLASTGLLADTGPLTGAGSVVAAAATSSNHRTLTIVLFLAVVAVTLYVTLWASRQTKTAADYYAAGRSFSGFQNGLAISGDYMSAASFLGICGAIALSGYDGFLYSIGFLVAWLVALLLVAELLRNSGRFTLADQLAYRMRQRPVRTAAAVSTLGVSIFYLLAQMVGAGALVALLLGVTSDAARNLTIVVVGALMIFYVAVGGMKGTTWVQIVKAVLLMGGTILITLIVLWKFRFNISEMLGTAATNSGKGQAFLEPGLKYGVSLTTKIDFISLALALVLGTAGLPHILIRFYTVPTSRAARTSVQWAIGIIGSFYLMTLVLGFGAAALLDTGPDSQIAATGGNVAAPLLAQAAGGGEGSTGGAVLLALIAAVAFATILAVVAGLTLTSASSFAHDIYAHVIRKGKATEREEVRTARIAAIVIGSVAILLAIPAQRLNVAFLVALAFAVAASANLPAIIYNLFWPRFTTRGAVWSVYGGLITAVVLVFFSPVVSGRVLPDGSSGSLFPVGVDFSWFPLDNPGIVSIPMGFFLGWLGTVLSKDEESEERYEELEVRALTGAGAETAVRR; this is translated from the coding sequence ATGAGCGTCGCCCTGTCCACGTCTCTCGCCAGCACTGGGCTCCTCGCCGACACCGGACCCCTCACCGGCGCTGGGTCTGTCGTAGCCGCGGCGGCGACCTCCTCCAACCACCGGACGCTCACGATCGTGCTGTTCTTGGCGGTCGTGGCCGTCACGCTGTACGTGACGCTCTGGGCCAGTAGGCAGACCAAGACGGCCGCCGACTATTACGCGGCCGGACGGTCGTTCTCCGGCTTCCAGAACGGCCTGGCCATCTCCGGTGACTACATGTCGGCCGCGTCGTTCCTCGGTATCTGCGGCGCGATCGCGCTGTCCGGATACGACGGGTTCCTCTACTCCATCGGCTTTCTCGTCGCCTGGCTGGTCGCGCTCCTGCTCGTCGCCGAGCTGCTCCGCAACTCCGGGCGGTTCACGCTCGCCGACCAGCTCGCCTACCGCATGCGGCAACGCCCGGTTCGCACCGCGGCCGCGGTCTCGACGCTGGGCGTGTCGATCTTCTACCTGCTGGCCCAGATGGTAGGCGCCGGTGCCCTCGTCGCCCTTCTCCTCGGAGTGACGAGCGACGCCGCGCGCAACCTCACGATCGTCGTCGTCGGTGCGCTCATGATCTTCTACGTCGCCGTCGGCGGCATGAAAGGGACGACCTGGGTCCAGATCGTCAAGGCCGTCTTGCTCATGGGCGGAACCATCCTCATCACGCTCATCGTGCTGTGGAAGTTCCGCTTCAACATCTCCGAGATGCTGGGCACGGCGGCTACCAACAGCGGGAAGGGTCAAGCCTTCCTCGAACCTGGTCTGAAGTACGGCGTCAGCCTGACGACGAAGATCGACTTCATCTCCCTGGCGTTGGCGTTGGTGCTCGGCACCGCCGGTCTGCCGCACATTCTCATCCGCTTCTACACCGTGCCGACGTCGCGGGCGGCTCGCACGTCGGTGCAGTGGGCGATCGGCATCATCGGGTCGTTCTACCTGATGACGCTCGTCCTCGGCTTCGGTGCCGCGGCGCTCCTCGACACCGGTCCGGACTCGCAGATCGCCGCGACGGGAGGTAACGTCGCGGCTCCGCTGCTAGCTCAGGCCGCTGGTGGCGGGGAGGGTTCGACCGGCGGCGCCGTCCTCCTCGCGCTCATCGCGGCGGTGGCCTTCGCCACCATCCTCGCGGTGGTCGCCGGGCTCACGCTGACCTCGGCGTCGTCCTTCGCGCACGACATCTACGCCCACGTCATCCGGAAGGGGAAGGCCACCGAACGAGAGGAGGTCCGCACCGCCCGCATCGCGGCGATCGTGATCGGCTCGGTGGCGATCCTCCTGGCGATCCCGGCGCAGCGGCTCAACGTCGCGTTCCTGGTGGCGTTGGCGTTCGCGGTGGCGGCCTCGGCGAACCTGCCGGCCATCATCTACAACCTGTTCTGGCCTCGCTTCACCACCCGGGGCGCGGTGTGGAGCGTCTACGGCGGCCTCATCACCGCCGTCGTCCTCGTGTTCTTCTCCCCCGTGGTGTCCGGGAGGGTGCTGCCGGACGGCTCGAGCGGGTCGCTCTTCCCGGTCGGTGTCGACTTCTCGTGGTTCCCGCTGGACAACCCCGGCATCGTCTCGATCCCGATGGGCTTCTTCCTCGGCTGGCTCGGCACGGTGCTGTCGAAGGACGAGGAGTCGGAGGAGCGCTACGAGGAGCTGGAGGTGCGGGCGCTCACCGGCGCCGGTGCGGAGACCGCGGTGCGGAGGTGA